In the Arachis stenosperma cultivar V10309 chromosome 8, arast.V10309.gnm1.PFL2, whole genome shotgun sequence genome, ACAGTGAGCCTTTAACAAAACTTTCGGAACAAATAAAATCCATCCCCACCTCCCAGGCATATCTCATACCTGATAACCATAACAATTCATAATCTACATTGATGTTTGTCATGAAGGCATGATCGCCATGAAACTGTCACCAAATTCTTTGATCAGAAAGCTCTTTTCTCGATATTTATTCATGGAAGCTATATCCAACTACAAAGCAGCATCAGGATCCAACCTTCTCTGGATAGCAGCAGCAGCCTATAGTGacaaaattacaaataaacAAGCAGAACCATTAAAACCAACCAAAGAAGTGTGATTTGGGATTCTCACCTCAAAGTTACCAAGCTTGTATTGGTATGCCATTTCCTCCCTCAGTTGAGCTTGCTCTTTCATTGCCTGTGCCTGTAAATGACAGCCCAGAAAGTGTGAGAAAAAAAGGACCTTGACATCAACAAAGTAATCTAAGAATAGGAGCCACATCAACATAAAAAAGCAATCTGGTAAAAACTAACCATTCCACTTTGCATAGAGTGCTTCAAAGCAATCACTTGCTCTTCCTTATGCTTTTCACGTGCTTGCAACAATTCTTGCCTGCAGTGGCAATGAAAAAATGATCATGCTATAATGAAAATAAAGGAATTTAATGTTAAATCATATAAACTACTATATGCCTGGATGGTGTAGATTTTCTGATTTTGTGCAAATGAAAAACAGTTGACAAAGTCAAAcaaacagattgagaaaatcCTATGCATAAAACAATGAGAGTAAAATTTTCCGCttcataaatcaaataaaaccAGGTGCAGTGTAAGTTTAGAGGAAAAGCTTAGACAAATAGAATCAATTTAAAATGCCAATAACAAAATCCACATGTAGGATGACACATACCTGCGCTGTTCTTCATCGTTAAAAACAGTACGTTCTGATGCCCGGACCTTCTTAATACCTTTCTTCATATCCTTTTCCATTTGACGCCTGTAATAAGCATCGAGGTTGTAGTACCTGCCAATAAATATTGAACCAGTTGTCAATCCCAACAAGTATACAGAAAAATTCATTCAAATCCATGTCAACATTGCACAACGAGGAGTTTAAGAAGATGACAATGTAACTGAAGGACAAAAACATCCCCAAATTTACAATTAGCAGACTCAAGAGCAAAGATTACTTCTTATCTACAAAAGCATGCAGAGGCCTGTTCAAATTTAAATGAGTTAAAGTATAACTCTGCATGAGCTTACTTTTTGGAAGGGAAGGTAGCTGTGTTGTGATCCTCCATGAATCTGCACACCAGAATTTGAAAAATTGTCTTACATTAAATTAACAAAGAACCGAATGTAAACACTTGAACCAAACAGTTCTATAACACAAAGCAAGTTTATGTGCTTTTccccctcccccccccccccccccccccctccttttctctctctctctacctACCCCCACCCCCAGGATTACAATATAGTATGGTCCATATGACCATGCCTATGTGTAAATTAAGACAGCAGCCAAGTCCAATAGGCAGGCAAGAAAGATACGTAGTCTAAATAGTTATGAAAATTTTATCAATGTCACTGCTATAATGGAAACAAGATCAATATCTCATGAAGAAGAATTTGGAAAACATTTCCCAAGAAACCGAATAATTTTTGACAACATGAGAAAAACACAACATGACGACAAGATATCATATATGTTTTTAAGAATTAGGTTGCATAAAATGGAAAGTAGACTGAAATATTTACCTGCTTTACTTCTGCCAACCATGCAGTGAACTCTGGTCGTTTGGTCCTGTAATATTCATAACATCACTCACAGAAGAGAAGACGAGACCCTTTAATTCACAACATATACAAGCTAAATCAGGTGTAGTTATTAAATGCAGATTCAACTGAAAATGCAAGCATGTTACTTCAACAAAATCTACTTAACTTTAATAATCACTCCACAAACCAGAGACCTTCAACAAGTTTTCTCAAGGATGAAACTAACATTAATTCAACATGCTATCAGGCTTAATAGTGCTCCTAAACAATGCTCTCTGTTTCAAAGTAAATGTCTCTTTAAACAAATTGGTATATCCAAAGCAACATTTATTGAAACGAAGGAAGTAAACTACTGCCACATTTTAATCTTTCTTATGATTGCATAGGCAGCTTGCTCACCATGATCACATATGACAAACATATAGTATAGTTCACTGAAATTCTTTGGTGGAATTGTTTACTTTCAGTTCACTCCATAATCTCAGAATATTTTCTAGTCAATAGAACAACTATGAATGCTACTATTAGTTATACCGATTCTCCAATCTCACATTGTTGACAACTTCATATAGAAATTCTAATAGTCCAACTCCAACAATGATCAATGCTCGAATTCATCATTTTTCAATCTTCTACAACCTTATATAATTTCAACCCCAGTAACTACATATTCAATCCTATACATCCTAAGTAATTCATACATATCTTCGAATCAAATTAATCAACAAGGAAATACGagatagaaaagaaaaaaaaaatgccaaaaaatttaataaatcaCTTACCACATATCAGTTTCTCTTATGACACCATATTTTCCCCACAAATTTGTGACTGCACCTTTCTTCCCTCtctccttcttctctttcttcttcatcttccgcttctccttcttccttctctcctcctccttctcctt is a window encoding:
- the LOC130943873 gene encoding uncharacterized protein LOC130943873 — protein: MSSRDTNGGALPTKKLASLERGEEDDSPPSSKRDSQKAREDSESDSETERKHKSSLRRKSRRDSSDSEDEKSRRRKRKSRRRYSSDESSDSGSDSEEGESESSGSEYSDSESESEGERRERKRREKRRRREKEEERERRKRKREKEKKRRKKEKEEERRKKEKRKMKKKEKKERGKKGAVTNLWGKYGVIRETDMWTKRPEFTAWLAEVKQVNISTIFQILVCRFMEDHNTATFPSKKYYNLDAYYRRQMEKDMKKGIKKVRASERTVFNDEEQRRQELLQAREKHKEEQVIALKHSMQSGMAQAMKEQAQLREEMAYQYKLGNFEAAAAIQRRLDPDAAL